A genomic window from Variovorax paradoxus includes:
- a CDS encoding sulfate adenylyltransferase subunit 1, with amino-acid sequence MSATTTATPVNTATANVHGDTGTALRFITCGSVDDGKSTLIGRLLVDSKTVLQDQLAGVQRGGETDLALLTDGLSAEREQGITIDVAYRYFSTAKRKFIIGDAPGHEQYTRNMVTAASAADAAVVLVDATKLAWAAEVEDGTVVKRELLPQTRRHTLLCHLLRVQSIVFAINKLDAIDDAGLAFERISTALNAFAEAAGVQVAGIVPISALKGWNVATRHADWVGYEGPSLLELLEELPVTAQDEDVPFAFPVQWVEKFSSSADTSQGRRVFWGRVASGHVEPGQRVTVLPSNQTATVAQVLSHTRQPKAVHAGHSAGIVLDREVDVSRGDWLLAPGAFEPVREITATVAWLDDEPLVAGRVYWALQGHRWVKAKVARIVDRVNITTLESEPATQLEANAIGDVVLALQQPLAVLPFTQSRALGSLVLVDTASHKTAAAVLVQPAAAKA; translated from the coding sequence ATGAGCGCGACGACCACTGCTACCCCTGTGAACACCGCCACCGCTAATGTGCACGGCGACACCGGCACCGCCCTGCGCTTCATCACCTGCGGCTCTGTCGACGACGGAAAGAGCACGCTCATCGGCCGCCTGCTGGTCGACAGCAAGACCGTGCTGCAAGACCAGCTGGCCGGCGTGCAGCGCGGCGGCGAAACCGACCTTGCCCTGCTGACCGACGGCCTCTCGGCCGAGCGCGAGCAAGGCATCACGATCGACGTGGCGTATCGCTACTTCTCGACCGCCAAGCGCAAGTTCATCATCGGCGACGCGCCGGGCCACGAGCAGTACACGCGCAACATGGTCACGGCCGCCTCGGCCGCCGACGCCGCCGTGGTGCTGGTCGATGCGACCAAGCTGGCCTGGGCTGCCGAAGTGGAAGACGGCACCGTGGTCAAGCGCGAACTGCTGCCGCAGACGCGCCGCCACACGTTGCTGTGCCATCTGCTGCGCGTGCAGTCGATCGTGTTCGCAATCAACAAGCTCGACGCCATCGACGACGCCGGCCTCGCCTTCGAACGCATCTCGACCGCGCTGAACGCCTTTGCCGAAGCGGCTGGCGTGCAGGTGGCAGGCATCGTGCCGATCTCGGCGCTCAAGGGCTGGAATGTGGCCACGCGCCATGCCGACTGGGTCGGCTACGAAGGCCCGAGCCTGCTCGAGCTGCTCGAAGAGCTGCCCGTCACGGCGCAGGACGAGGACGTGCCTTTCGCCTTCCCGGTGCAGTGGGTCGAGAAGTTCTCTTCTTCCGCCGACACCTCGCAGGGCCGCCGCGTGTTCTGGGGCCGCGTCGCCTCGGGCCACGTGGAACCCGGCCAGCGCGTGACCGTGCTGCCGAGCAACCAGACCGCCACGGTCGCGCAGGTGCTCAGCCACACGCGCCAGCCGAAGGCGGTGCATGCGGGCCACAGCGCCGGCATCGTGCTCGACCGCGAGGTCGACGTGTCGCGCGGCGATTGGCTGCTGGCACCCGGCGCCTTCGAGCCGGTGCGCGAGATCACCGCCACCGTGGCCTGGCTCGACGACGAGCCGCTGGTCGCAGGCCGCGTGTACTGGGCGCTGCAGGGCCACCGCTGGGTCAAGGCCAAGGTGGCGCGCATCGTCGATCGCGTGAACATCACGACGCTCGAATCGGAGCCGGCAACGCAGCTGGAAGCCAATGCCATCGGCGACGTGGTACTGGCATTGCAGCAGCCGCTGGCCGTGCTGCCCTTCACGCAATCGCGTGCATTGGGCTCCCTGGTGCTGGTCGATACGGCCTCCCACAAGACCGCTGCTGCCGTGCTTGTGCAGCCCGCCGCCGCAAAGGCCTAA
- the fdxA gene encoding ferredoxin FdxA, translating to MTHVVSEACIRCKYTDCVDVCPVDCFREGPNMLVIDPDECIDCAVCIPECPVNAIYAEEDLPANQIAFIKINAELALADGWKSITKRKPALPDAEEWKDKTDKIGELVR from the coding sequence ATGACTCACGTCGTCTCCGAAGCCTGCATCCGTTGCAAATACACCGACTGCGTGGACGTTTGCCCCGTCGACTGCTTCCGCGAAGGTCCCAACATGCTGGTGATCGACCCGGATGAATGCATCGACTGCGCAGTCTGCATCCCCGAATGCCCGGTCAACGCGATCTACGCCGAGGAAGACCTGCCGGCCAACCAGATCGCCTTCATCAAGATCAACGCCGAGCTGGCCCTGGCCGACGGCTGGAAGAGCATCACCAAGCGCAAGCCTGCTCTGCCTGACGCCGAAGAGTGGAAAGACAAGACGGACAAGATCGGGGAGCTGGTGCGCTGA
- a CDS encoding NAD(P)/FAD-dependent oxidoreductase yields the protein MERQDGQDRGAGALSTLATPIETDALIVGAGPVGLFQAFQLGLLEISCHIVDALPAAGGQCVALYGDKPIYDIPGTPVTSGRDLAQSLLQQVAPFRPQFHFGEQVATLERQADERLLLTTSAGKAFLAKTVFIAAGVGAFVPKRIAVEGIAQFEGSSLFYHPDSLDRFAGQTVVVNGGDDIALETAIALTAIAKQVTLVHRRDGFQADEGNVSTMRAIADSGDLTFKVGQPTAFDGKRLQITTPDATTVDLPLDALIACLGISPRLGPIADWGLELERKQVPVDTEKYETRERGVFAVGDINTYPGKKKLIVCGFHEATLAAWGATAIVFAGKAVPLQYTTTSTRLHELLGVSGSR from the coding sequence GTGGAAAGACAAGACGGACAAGATCGGGGAGCTGGTGCGCTGAGCACCTTGGCTACCCCCATCGAAACCGACGCCCTGATCGTCGGTGCCGGCCCCGTGGGGCTGTTCCAGGCCTTCCAGCTGGGCCTGCTCGAAATCTCCTGCCATATCGTCGACGCACTGCCCGCCGCGGGCGGCCAGTGCGTGGCGCTGTATGGCGACAAGCCGATCTACGACATTCCCGGCACGCCCGTGACCAGCGGGCGCGACCTGGCGCAGTCGCTGTTGCAGCAGGTGGCGCCGTTCAGGCCGCAGTTTCATTTCGGCGAGCAGGTTGCCACGCTGGAGCGCCAGGCTGACGAGCGTTTGCTGCTGACGACTTCGGCCGGCAAGGCGTTCCTTGCGAAGACGGTGTTCATTGCCGCCGGTGTCGGGGCCTTCGTGCCCAAGCGCATCGCAGTCGAAGGCATTGCGCAGTTCGAAGGCAGCTCACTCTTCTATCACCCCGATTCGCTGGACCGCTTTGCCGGGCAGACGGTGGTGGTCAATGGCGGCGACGACATCGCGCTGGAAACGGCCATCGCGCTCACGGCGATCGCGAAGCAGGTCACGCTGGTGCACCGGCGCGACGGCTTCCAGGCTGACGAGGGCAACGTCTCAACAATGCGCGCCATCGCAGACTCGGGCGATCTGACCTTCAAGGTCGGCCAGCCCACCGCTTTCGATGGCAAGCGACTGCAGATCACCACGCCTGACGCAACGACTGTCGATCTGCCGCTCGACGCGCTGATCGCCTGTCTCGGCATCTCGCCGCGCCTCGGCCCCATCGCCGATTGGGGCCTGGAGTTGGAGCGCAAGCAGGTGCCGGTCGACACCGAGAAGTACGAAACCCGCGAACGCGGCGTGTTCGCGGTGGGTGACATCAACACCTACCCGGGCAAGAAGAAGCTCATCGTCTGTGGCTTCCACGAAGCCACGCTGGCCGCCTGGGGCGCCACGGCCATCGTGTTCGCGGGCAAGGCTGTGCCGCTGCAGTACACGACCACCAGCACGCGGCTGCACGAGCTGCTGGGCGTTTCCGGCTCCCGCTAA
- a CDS encoding aspartate aminotransferase family protein, which produces MTHAAIDQALAGAYQRFTESNPASRHQFEEQARYMPGANSRSVLFYAPFPLTIAKGEGAALWDADGHRYADFIAEYTAGVYGHTAPEIRDAVAEAMQSGINLTGHNLLEGRLARLICERFPQIEQLRFTNSGTEANLMALTAALHFTGRRKIVVFAGGYHGGVLGFGAKPLPTTVPFDFLVLPYNDAQTAREQIEKHGAEIAAVLLEPMQGASGCIPGSLDFLQTLRESATRVGALLVFDEVMTSRLAPHGLANKLGIRSDLTTLGKYIGGGMSFGAFGGRADVMALFDPRTGSLAHSGTFNNNVLTMAAGYAGLTKLFTPEAAGALAERGEAMRARLNALCAKEGVAMQFTGLGSLMNAHFVAGEVRSIDDLAPVDGRLRQLLFFHLLSEGIYTSPRGFVVLSLPLTDADIDRYVAAIGSFIGEYRALLPGAR; this is translated from the coding sequence ATGACCCATGCCGCCATCGACCAGGCTCTTGCCGGCGCATACCAGCGCTTCACCGAGAGCAACCCCGCCAGCCGCCATCAGTTCGAGGAACAGGCGCGCTACATGCCCGGAGCCAACAGCCGTTCGGTGCTGTTCTACGCGCCGTTTCCGCTGACCATCGCTAAGGGGGAGGGGGCCGCGCTGTGGGATGCCGATGGCCACCGCTATGCCGACTTCATCGCCGAGTACACGGCCGGCGTCTACGGCCACACCGCGCCCGAGATCCGCGACGCCGTCGCCGAGGCGATGCAAAGCGGCATCAACCTCACGGGCCACAACCTGCTCGAAGGCCGGCTGGCAAGGCTCATCTGCGAGCGCTTTCCGCAGATCGAGCAGTTGCGCTTCACCAACTCGGGCACCGAGGCGAACCTGATGGCGCTGACTGCCGCGCTGCACTTCACAGGGCGCCGCAAGATCGTGGTGTTTGCGGGCGGCTACCACGGCGGCGTGCTGGGCTTTGGCGCCAAGCCGCTGCCGACGACGGTGCCGTTCGACTTCCTCGTGCTGCCCTACAACGATGCGCAGACGGCGCGCGAGCAGATCGAGAAGCACGGCGCCGAGATCGCCGCAGTTCTGCTCGAGCCGATGCAGGGGGCGAGCGGCTGCATTCCGGGGAGCCTCGACTTCCTGCAGACGCTGCGCGAGTCGGCCACGCGTGTGGGCGCGCTGCTGGTTTTCGACGAGGTGATGACCTCGCGTCTGGCGCCGCACGGGCTGGCGAACAAGCTGGGCATCCGCTCGGACCTCACCACGCTGGGCAAGTACATCGGCGGCGGCATGTCCTTCGGCGCTTTCGGAGGGCGTGCCGACGTGATGGCGCTGTTCGACCCGCGCACCGGGTCGCTGGCCCACTCGGGTACCTTCAACAACAACGTGCTGACGATGGCCGCCGGTTACGCAGGCCTCACCAAGCTGTTCACGCCCGAGGCCGCCGGTGCGCTGGCAGAGCGGGGCGAGGCGATGCGGGCGAGGCTCAATGCGCTGTGCGCGAAAGAGGGCGTTGCGATGCAGTTCACCGGGCTGGGCTCGCTGATGAACGCGCATTTCGTGGCTGGCGAGGTGCGCAGCATCGACGATCTGGCTCCAGTCGATGGGCGCCTGCGCCAGCTGCTTTTTTTCCACCTGCTGAGCGAAGGCATCTACACCTCGCCGCGCGGCTTCGTCGTGCTGTCGCTGCCGTTGACGGATGCGGACATCGACCGCTACGTTGCCGCCATCGGCAGCTTCATCGGCGAATACCGGGCGCTGCTGCCCGGCGCGCGTTAG
- a CDS encoding TetR/AcrR family transcriptional regulator — MTKKSPPKPRTAGRPAGGGGLTKQRIAEVALAQIDEFGLGAFSMREVAARLDVYPATVHWHVSTREALLAEVAATVMAEVTPPPGKLDWQAWIAELFRRCRTAVRRHPNVAQLLGAQLVSNGSLPIELVEGVLAALTEAGFEGEPLLEAYNCVVAAMLGFLTMEFSPLPVDNTQAWAEELRERVHTIRPLDHPVLTRNLAQLANKAFILRWDNGTTVPLDNSFERHIQITIDGLEAFARRVRAA; from the coding sequence ATGACGAAGAAATCGCCTCCCAAGCCCCGTACGGCCGGCCGCCCCGCCGGCGGTGGCGGTCTGACGAAACAACGCATCGCCGAAGTCGCACTGGCGCAGATCGACGAATTCGGCCTGGGCGCCTTCAGCATGCGCGAGGTCGCGGCGCGGCTCGACGTCTATCCGGCCACGGTGCACTGGCACGTGAGCACACGCGAGGCGCTGCTGGCCGAGGTAGCCGCCACCGTCATGGCCGAAGTCACGCCGCCGCCCGGCAAGCTCGACTGGCAGGCATGGATCGCCGAACTGTTCCGCCGCTGCCGCACCGCGGTGCGGCGCCACCCGAACGTGGCGCAACTGCTGGGCGCACAACTTGTGTCGAACGGCAGCCTGCCGATCGAGCTGGTCGAAGGCGTGCTGGCGGCGCTGACCGAGGCCGGCTTCGAGGGCGAGCCCCTGCTGGAGGCCTACAACTGCGTGGTCGCGGCGATGCTGGGCTTCCTGACGATGGAGTTCTCGCCCCTGCCCGTGGACAACACCCAGGCCTGGGCCGAGGAGCTGCGCGAGCGCGTGCACACGATTCGCCCGCTCGACCACCCGGTGCTCACGCGCAACCTGGCGCAGCTGGCCAACAAGGCCTTCATCCTGCGATGGGATAACGGCACCACCGTGCCGCTCGACAACAGCTTCGAGCGGCACATCCAGATCACCATCGACGGGCTGGAGGCGTTCGCGCGTAGGGTCAGGGCTGCCTAG